A window of the Halobacterium hubeiense genome harbors these coding sequences:
- a CDS encoding class I SAM-dependent methyltransferase, translating into MSVRKEFDEWAASGRDKGMEERHWHTAKHVLARMPVEADDYVLDLGTGSGYALRALRERGIARGYGLDGAPEMARNAQSYTEDDEIGYVVGDFGSLPFADDSLDHVFSMEAFYYASDPHETLEEVRRVLKPGGTFYCAVNYYEENVHSHDWQDNITVEMTRWDKAQYREAFREAGLHVAEQDNVADRDVEIPPAAEFPHEGFETREDMVERYRTYGTLLTVGVAP; encoded by the coding sequence ATGAGCGTACGCAAGGAGTTCGACGAGTGGGCGGCGTCGGGTCGCGACAAGGGGATGGAGGAGCGTCACTGGCACACCGCCAAGCACGTGCTCGCACGGATGCCCGTGGAGGCCGACGACTACGTCCTCGACCTCGGCACCGGGAGCGGGTACGCGCTGCGGGCGCTCCGCGAGCGCGGCATCGCGCGCGGCTACGGACTGGACGGCGCGCCGGAGATGGCGCGCAACGCCCAGTCGTACACCGAGGACGACGAAATCGGCTACGTCGTCGGGGACTTCGGGAGCCTGCCGTTCGCCGACGACAGCCTCGACCACGTGTTCTCGATGGAGGCGTTCTACTACGCCAGCGACCCCCACGAGACCCTCGAAGAGGTCCGGCGCGTGCTGAAGCCCGGCGGGACGTTCTACTGCGCGGTGAACTACTACGAGGAGAACGTCCACAGCCACGACTGGCAGGACAACATCACCGTGGAGATGACCCGCTGGGACAAGGCCCAGTACCGCGAGGCGTTCCGCGAGGCGGGCCTGCACGTCGCCGAGCAGGACAACGTCGCGGACCGCGACGTCGAGATTCCGCCCGCCGCCGAGTTCCCCCACGAGGGCTTCGAGACGCGCGAGGACATGGTCGAGCGCTACCGCACGTACGGCACGCTGCTGACCGTCGGCGTCGCGCCTTAA
- a CDS encoding DUF2391 family protein — protein sequence MVGRNRRYRVADTAQQVVGGFLLAGPFVVTEEVWLLASRMQWFHVLATVVVVFAIGYGALYEADDDRNPDREAEVAGVPVRFVSLMGVAYGSVLVLALAVTAPTTFAGQLELGTSLSAVAALTAKAVCVGAIFSVVGAATADSVF from the coding sequence ATGGTCGGCCGAAACAGACGGTATCGCGTCGCGGACACCGCCCAGCAGGTCGTCGGCGGCTTCCTGCTGGCGGGACCGTTCGTCGTCACCGAGGAGGTGTGGCTACTCGCCAGCCGCATGCAGTGGTTCCACGTGCTCGCGACCGTCGTCGTCGTGTTCGCCATCGGCTACGGCGCGCTCTACGAGGCCGACGACGACCGCAACCCCGACCGCGAAGCCGAGGTCGCGGGCGTCCCCGTGCGGTTCGTCTCCCTGATGGGAGTCGCGTACGGCTCCGTGCTCGTGCTCGCGCTGGCGGTCACCGCGCCCACGACGTTCGCCGGCCAACTGGAACTCGGCACGTCGCTGTCGGCGGTCGCGGCGCTCACCGCGAAGGCCGTCTGCGTCGGCGCCATCTTCAGCGTCGTCGGCGCCGCGACCGCCGACAGCGTGTTCTGA